Proteins from one methanogenic archaeon mixed culture ISO4-G1 genomic window:
- a CDS encoding ABC transporter ATP-binding/permease protein, whose protein sequence is MNRGPKNSSKPDDFKEAWMNIFRYIKKYRIVFIITAAISAMASALALLGPYYLSEMTNLIKEGLESVMDIDEVKSVGFILIAIYLISGVFHFAENYLMATISQRTAQMFRRDIARKINRIPLRYFDQSSKGDVMSRVTNDVDTLGMSMNQCIGSVVTAITTLAMSFILMAFMNIPLTALSVAIAVVGFLIIKIIAKRTQKYFKSQQKNLGAMNGLVEEQYSGHSVVTIYAGQKEAIERFDKINDELGHTAFRSQFLGNVSAYLSGLISNVGYVLICVVGAMLYMNGSISFGVIVAFMIYVKMFTGAFSQLSSAIVSMQSVAAAAERVFIFLGYDEMPPEEEKLDVSDVKGSVEFRNVTFGYDPEKPVIRGLSIDVKPGQKVAIVGPTGAGKTTLINLLMRFYEVDSGEILIDGIPTREMTREQVRSLFGMVLQDTWMFEGTLRENIVFNSQNVSDEELDKVCQAVGLNHFISSLPDGYDTPIRDNDSMSVGQRQQVAIARAMIGEPRMVILDEATSSVDPLTERMIKEATDRMMNGRTSFVIAHRLSTIVDADLILVVKDGSIVETGRHEELLGRNGPYRELFYSQFDVTDS, encoded by the coding sequence ATGAACAGAGGGCCTAAGAACTCATCCAAACCGGACGACTTCAAGGAAGCCTGGATGAACATATTCAGATACATCAAGAAGTACAGGATCGTTTTCATCATAACCGCAGCCATATCGGCCATGGCATCCGCTCTGGCACTCCTCGGTCCGTACTATCTCAGCGAGATGACCAACCTCATCAAGGAAGGCCTGGAATCCGTGATGGACATCGACGAGGTGAAAAGCGTCGGGTTCATCCTCATAGCGATATACCTCATCAGCGGGGTCTTCCACTTCGCCGAGAACTATCTCATGGCCACGATATCCCAGCGTACCGCACAGATGTTCCGCAGGGACATAGCCAGGAAGATCAACCGCATCCCGCTGCGCTACTTCGACCAATCCTCGAAGGGGGATGTCATGAGCCGTGTCACGAACGACGTCGACACCCTCGGAATGTCCATGAACCAGTGCATAGGGTCGGTCGTGACCGCGATCACCACGCTGGCCATGTCCTTCATCCTCATGGCCTTCATGAACATACCGCTGACCGCCCTCTCGGTGGCTATAGCGGTGGTCGGCTTCCTCATAATCAAGATCATCGCCAAGCGCACGCAGAAGTACTTCAAGTCTCAGCAGAAGAACCTGGGTGCCATGAACGGACTCGTGGAGGAGCAGTACTCCGGGCACTCCGTCGTGACCATATACGCCGGTCAGAAAGAAGCCATCGAAAGATTCGACAAGATCAACGACGAGCTCGGACACACCGCATTCAGGTCACAGTTCCTGGGGAACGTCTCCGCCTACCTCAGCGGACTGATCAGCAACGTCGGATACGTCCTCATATGCGTGGTGGGCGCCATGCTGTACATGAACGGGAGCATCTCGTTCGGTGTGATAGTCGCATTCATGATCTACGTCAAGATGTTCACAGGTGCGTTCTCGCAGCTGTCCTCGGCGATAGTCAGCATGCAATCGGTGGCTGCCGCGGCGGAACGCGTCTTCATATTCCTCGGATACGACGAGATGCCTCCAGAGGAGGAAAAACTGGACGTATCGGATGTCAAGGGATCCGTGGAATTCAGGAACGTCACCTTCGGATACGACCCGGAGAAACCGGTCATCCGCGGACTGTCGATAGATGTCAAGCCAGGTCAGAAGGTCGCCATCGTAGGCCCCACCGGGGCCGGGAAGACCACTCTGATTAACCTCCTGATGAGGTTCTACGAGGTCGACTCCGGGGAGATACTGATAGACGGCATCCCCACCAGGGAGATGACCCGCGAGCAGGTGCGCTCACTGTTCGGAATGGTCCTGCAGGACACATGGATGTTCGAGGGGACCCTCAGGGAGAACATAGTGTTCAACTCGCAGAACGTTTCCGACGAGGAACTTGACAAGGTGTGCCAGGCTGTCGGTCTCAACCACTTCATATCCTCTCTTCCGGACGGTTACGACACTCCCATCAGGGACAACGATTCCATGTCCGTCGGCCAGAGGCAGCAGGTGGCCATCGCGAGGGCGATGATAGGGGAACCCAGGATGGTCATACTCGACGAGGCCACCAGTTCCGTCGACCCGCTGACCGAGAGGATGATCAAGGAGGCCACGGACCGCATGATGAACGGACGCACCTCGTTCGTGATCGCGCACAGGCTGTCCACGATAGTCGATGCCGACCTGATCCTGGTCGTCAAGGACGGATCCATAGTGGAAACCGGCCGCCACGAGGAGCTCCTCGGAAGGAACGGCCCGTACAGGGAGCTGTTCTACAGCCAGTTCGACGTGACCGACTCCTGA
- a CDS encoding SPFH domain/Band 7 family protein — protein sequence MDEIIMILSAIAVLVVIAVIASGIKIVQPYEQAIYMRLGKFVRVLNQGLNVVCPLINTVVKMDLRTEVLDVPKQEVITKDNSPVDVDAVIYIKVTDPKNAFFEVTNYRFATVNLAQTTLRSIIGDMELDEILSSREKINVSLRDILDENTDKWGVKIEAVEIREVNPARKVKDSMEEQTSAERKRRAAILEADGQKRAAILEAEGKKRSRILEAEGLRQSMILEAEGKRLATILEGQGEAQKLRIMSVGAASMDSKALSVLSMQTLQKVGEGESSKIFFPMEVTKMVEGVSEYLSTAKNVPDREVADVDSIRKAVGDPDDILGPIPTPEQISKETEEIEKSVDTSDENLGI from the coding sequence ATGGATGAAATTATTATGATACTGTCAGCGATAGCCGTCCTGGTAGTCATCGCGGTGATTGCCAGCGGTATAAAGATCGTCCAGCCGTACGAGCAGGCGATCTACATGAGGCTGGGAAAGTTCGTAAGGGTCCTGAACCAGGGACTCAACGTGGTATGCCCCCTCATCAACACCGTAGTGAAGATGGACCTCCGTACCGAGGTCCTGGACGTACCCAAGCAGGAGGTCATCACCAAGGACAACTCCCCGGTGGACGTGGATGCGGTCATCTACATCAAGGTGACTGACCCCAAGAACGCATTCTTCGAGGTCACCAACTACAGGTTCGCAACGGTGAATCTGGCACAGACCACCCTGAGGTCCATCATCGGAGACATGGAGCTCGATGAAATCCTGTCCTCGAGAGAGAAGATCAACGTGAGCCTGAGGGACATCCTGGACGAGAACACCGACAAGTGGGGTGTCAAGATCGAGGCCGTCGAGATCAGGGAAGTGAACCCTGCGAGGAAGGTCAAGGACTCCATGGAGGAACAGACCTCCGCGGAGAGGAAGAGACGTGCGGCGATCCTGGAAGCTGACGGTCAAAAGAGGGCCGCCATCCTGGAAGCCGAGGGAAAGAAGAGGTCCCGCATCCTCGAGGCGGAAGGACTCAGGCAGTCCATGATCCTGGAGGCCGAGGGAAAGAGGCTCGCCACCATCCTGGAGGGACAGGGAGAGGCCCAGAAGCTCAGGATCATGTCCGTCGGAGCGGCATCCATGGATTCCAAGGCGCTCTCCGTGCTTTCGATGCAGACCCTGCAGAAGGTGGGAGAGGGGGAGTCCTCCAAGATCTTCTTCCCCATGGAAGTCACCAAGATGGTCGAGGGAGTCTCGGAGTACCTCAGTACCGCAAAGAATGTGCCGGACAGGGAAGTGGCCGACGTGGATTCCATCCGCAAGGCCGTAGGGGACCCGGACGACATCCTCGGGCCGATCCCCACTCCGGAACAGATCTCCAAGGAGACCGAGGAGATTGAGAAGTCCGTCGACACTTCGGACGAGAATCTTGGCATCTGA
- a CDS encoding histidyl-tRNA synthetase HisS: MIQCPRGTRDFLPDEMEKRRFYENRLRHTAQTFGFREIETPIFEDAELFILRSGPNVLKELYAFKDKGDREIALRPEMTAPTVRMFVNGMSNDPKPIKIFYFGQCFRYERPQSGRYREFFQFGAELIGSATPEADAEVICMAASMIKELGLKDYKIHIGHIGVLRQAIADAGVPKERTAEVLQKLDKKLYDEARPLLQEMGVDEATIDEIFTLTETVGGTEVLAKVPGDAGDYLRQVTAYMHAMGVDNFDIDLGVVRGLDYYTGMVFEAEAPALGAEKQICGGGSYTLSELFGGEKVFSTGFAIGFDRILLALEKEGQNYELRSLDAYVVPVSDDVRLKSAEILALLRSNGISSDMDIMGRKMAKAMKYASTIRARYAVIVGAKELEEESITLRDMTTGEQQMVKITELVSKIQ; this comes from the coding sequence ATGATTCAATGTCCGCGCGGTACCAGGGATTTCCTCCCTGACGAGATGGAGAAACGCAGGTTCTACGAGAACAGGCTCAGACATACCGCGCAGACCTTCGGTTTCAGGGAGATCGAGACCCCCATATTCGAGGATGCCGAACTGTTCATCCTCAGGTCCGGACCCAACGTCCTCAAGGAGCTCTACGCCTTCAAGGACAAGGGGGACAGGGAGATCGCGCTCCGCCCGGAGATGACCGCCCCCACCGTGAGGATGTTCGTCAACGGTATGAGCAACGATCCCAAACCGATCAAGATATTCTACTTCGGACAGTGCTTCAGATACGAGAGGCCCCAGAGCGGAAGGTACAGGGAGTTCTTCCAGTTCGGTGCGGAGCTCATCGGTTCCGCCACACCGGAGGCGGACGCCGAGGTCATCTGCATGGCGGCGTCCATGATCAAGGAGCTCGGACTGAAGGACTACAAGATCCACATCGGCCACATCGGTGTCCTCAGACAGGCCATCGCCGACGCCGGTGTCCCCAAGGAGAGGACCGCGGAGGTCCTCCAGAAGCTCGACAAGAAGCTCTACGACGAGGCACGTCCCCTGCTCCAGGAGATGGGTGTTGACGAAGCGACGATTGACGAGATCTTCACACTGACCGAGACCGTCGGAGGCACGGAGGTCCTGGCAAAGGTCCCCGGAGACGCCGGCGACTACCTGAGGCAGGTCACCGCATACATGCATGCCATGGGCGTGGACAACTTCGATATCGACCTCGGAGTGGTCCGCGGCCTGGATTACTACACGGGAATGGTCTTCGAGGCAGAGGCTCCCGCCCTGGGTGCGGAGAAGCAGATCTGCGGAGGAGGCTCGTACACACTGTCGGAGCTCTTCGGAGGGGAGAAGGTGTTCTCCACCGGATTCGCCATAGGATTCGATAGGATCCTCCTGGCTCTGGAGAAGGAAGGCCAGAATTACGAGCTCAGGAGCCTTGACGCCTATGTCGTACCCGTCTCGGACGATGTCAGGCTCAAATCAGCGGAGATACTGGCACTGCTCCGTTCCAACGGGATCTCGTCCGACATGGACATCATGGGACGCAAGATGGCCAAGGCCATGAAGTACGCATCAACCATAAGGGCTAGATATGCTGTCATCGTCGGTGCCAAGGAACTCGAGGAAGAATCCATCACGCTCAGGGACATGACCACCGGCGAACAGCAGATGGTGAAAATAACGGAGCTCGTATCGAAGATACAGTGA
- a CDS encoding ribonuclease H, whose product MFTVYSDGGSRGNPGKSAYAIVVVEDGEVVHEHAEYLGIHTNNYAEYRGLIAGIAKVLDYKGTEAEFVMDSQLVIRQMNGEYKVKNPDMKALYDDAKNLCSMIPKVSFRNVRRSEELIPRADFLLNEEMDRHRSLYLRYELRYFHHLLFAGGHVPERDGFFLEFLGTDDDSISSPYG is encoded by the coding sequence ATGTTCACTGTCTATTCGGACGGAGGGTCCAGAGGGAATCCCGGAAAGTCCGCCTATGCGATCGTCGTGGTGGAGGACGGAGAGGTCGTCCACGAGCATGCGGAGTATCTCGGGATCCACACCAACAATTATGCGGAATACCGCGGTCTCATTGCAGGCATCGCGAAGGTGCTCGATTACAAGGGCACCGAGGCCGAGTTCGTCATGGACTCGCAGCTGGTCATAAGGCAGATGAACGGGGAATACAAGGTCAAGAACCCGGACATGAAGGCCCTGTACGATGATGCGAAGAACCTGTGCTCCATGATCCCGAAGGTATCGTTCCGTAACGTCCGCAGGTCGGAGGAACTGATCCCCCGTGCCGATTTCCTCCTTAACGAGGAGATGGACAGGCACCGATCACTGTATCTTCGATACGAGCTCCGTTATTTTCACCATCTGCTGTTCGCCGGTGGTCATGTCCCTGAGCGTGATGGATTCTTCCTCGAGTTCCTTGGCACCGACGATGACAGCATATCTAGCCCTTATGGTTGA
- a CDS encoding aspartate 1-decarboxylase PanD: MRWMLRSKIHRATVTETRLDYEGSITIDEGLLERCDICPGEKVLIADVNNGSRFETYVLPGKRDSGIIAINGAAAHLCKEGDKVIIMGFELVSEPIKAKVLLVDSDNKVVRELVY; the protein is encoded by the coding sequence ATGCGTTGGATGTTACGCAGCAAGATCCACAGGGCGACGGTCACCGAGACCCGTCTCGATTACGAGGGCAGCATCACCATCGACGAGGGTCTCCTCGAGAGATGCGACATCTGTCCGGGAGAGAAGGTCCTCATCGCCGATGTCAACAACGGGTCGCGCTTCGAGACGTACGTCCTTCCGGGCAAGAGGGATTCGGGGATCATCGCGATCAACGGAGCTGCCGCCCATCTTTGTAAGGAGGGGGACAAGGTCATCATCATGGGTTTCGAGCTTGTGAGCGAACCCATCAAGGCCAAGGTTCTCCTCGTGGACTCCGACAACAAGGTAGTCAGGGAACTGGTGTACTGA
- a CDS encoding iron ABC transporter substrate-binding protein, producing MKSKTIALTMTALMVLASFAVISFQDESDAAITVQDGEGTSFTFDGPVNKIITIGAGATATAAGVGALDKIVVCDSYSKSYDNPVLKDVKRYIEEGKIAANGNIYSSGKAQLETDIVYASNPDTGSFDREKDVVIVIVSPSYKANVAFLEEYGFKNVMFWDSSSKTYGDIVKFVETVSLVCNGGVDGSAKKMQAVVDTISDTLDRTKTPSKDAFYITYSGGNYVVGNTKSITTVMIEAAGGTVVTKDDTKSQTTIQVNLAMLKQDHPDAIIFADNTIAKSQEHMNYIRSIFGEEQKIVPLDPLWNNFSIESSTGVWTMACAMYPDLFSGDVPDAGGSSDDMMIYVAGGAVAVIAILALAYFFMRSK from the coding sequence ATGAAATCCAAGACAATCGCATTGACCATGACGGCCCTGATGGTGCTCGCATCGTTCGCTGTCATATCATTCCAGGACGAATCTGATGCCGCCATAACCGTCCAGGACGGGGAGGGAACATCGTTCACCTTCGACGGACCCGTGAACAAGATCATAACCATCGGTGCAGGTGCCACGGCCACGGCTGCCGGCGTCGGGGCATTGGACAAGATCGTCGTCTGCGACTCCTATTCGAAGAGCTACGACAACCCTGTCCTCAAGGATGTGAAGAGGTACATCGAAGAGGGGAAGATAGCCGCTAACGGAAACATCTACAGCAGCGGAAAGGCACAGCTCGAGACGGACATAGTCTACGCCTCCAATCCCGATACCGGATCCTTCGACAGGGAGAAGGACGTCGTCATCGTGATCGTATCGCCTTCGTACAAGGCGAACGTGGCGTTCCTCGAGGAATACGGATTCAAGAACGTGATGTTCTGGGACAGCAGCTCGAAGACATACGGTGACATCGTGAAGTTCGTGGAGACGGTCTCTCTGGTATGCAACGGAGGAGTCGACGGCAGTGCGAAGAAGATGCAGGCGGTGGTCGATACGATCAGCGATACGCTGGACAGGACCAAGACCCCCTCCAAGGATGCATTCTACATCACATACTCCGGAGGCAACTATGTCGTCGGGAACACGAAGTCCATCACCACGGTCATGATAGAGGCCGCAGGCGGTACCGTCGTCACAAAGGACGACACCAAGAGCCAGACGACCATTCAGGTGAACCTTGCGATGCTCAAGCAGGACCATCCCGATGCGATCATCTTCGCGGATAACACGATAGCGAAGAGCCAGGAACACATGAACTACATCAGGAGCATCTTCGGCGAGGAACAGAAGATCGTACCCCTCGACCCACTTTGGAACAACTTCTCTATCGAGAGCTCTACCGGTGTCTGGACCATGGCATGCGCCATGTATCCCGACCTGTTCAGCGGGGACGTCCCCGATGCCGGGGGCTCCTCGGACGACATGATGATCTATGTCGCGGGCGGTGCGGTGGCGGTGATCGCCATCCTCGCTTTGGCATACTTCTTTATGAGGTCGAAGTGA
- a CDS encoding iron ABC transporter permease protein yields MSLFKTRRTGIALTLVIVLALTVYCVLLDLSWVSEGRSYTIAEVINALMGNGDWAADIIIKNLNARRVAIGIFVGAGLAVTGTAMQAVFKNPLASPYILGLSSGASLGAAVSMLFAIPFIPAAITTPLLAFVTCFLTMILVYTMARTGNIVRTETLILSGVAVSALLSALVSFLTFISGDKLEGIVFWSMGNLSNADWGEIAFAAPIILVASILLITQAKNLNVLMLGDAHAMDLGVDVKRARLFILILSTVVVAASVAFVGVIGFIGLVIPHILRILLGPDNRVIMPLAMITGSCFILICDYLTHVIAPYYGVLPIGVVTAMVGAPIFIYLLVRRKKEVGWN; encoded by the coding sequence ATGAGTCTGTTCAAGACACGCAGGACGGGGATTGCCCTTACACTGGTCATAGTCCTTGCCCTGACGGTCTACTGTGTCCTCCTGGACCTCTCATGGGTCTCGGAGGGCAGGTCGTACACCATCGCCGAGGTCATTAACGCGCTGATGGGCAACGGCGACTGGGCAGCGGACATCATCATCAAGAATCTGAATGCCAGGAGGGTCGCCATAGGTATCTTCGTTGGTGCCGGGCTGGCCGTGACCGGAACCGCCATGCAGGCGGTCTTCAAGAACCCCCTGGCATCGCCTTACATCCTCGGACTGTCGTCTGGAGCGTCCCTCGGTGCTGCCGTGAGCATGCTCTTCGCGATACCGTTCATCCCCGCGGCCATAACCACGCCGCTGCTGGCATTCGTGACCTGTTTCCTGACCATGATCCTCGTCTATACGATGGCACGTACAGGGAACATCGTCAGGACCGAGACGCTGATCCTTTCGGGAGTCGCCGTCTCAGCATTGCTGTCCGCACTGGTATCCTTCCTCACGTTCATCTCCGGTGACAAACTGGAGGGTATCGTGTTCTGGTCCATGGGTAACCTCAGCAATGCCGACTGGGGGGAGATCGCGTTCGCGGCACCGATCATCCTCGTCGCATCCATTCTCCTGATAACACAGGCGAAGAACCTGAACGTGCTCATGCTCGGTGATGCCCATGCCATGGACCTGGGGGTTGACGTCAAAAGAGCCAGACTGTTCATTCTGATACTCTCGACCGTTGTCGTCGCGGCATCGGTCGCCTTCGTCGGAGTCATCGGATTCATAGGTCTTGTGATCCCCCATATCCTGAGGATCCTCCTGGGTCCCGACAACAGGGTGATCATGCCCCTGGCGATGATCACCGGTTCCTGTTTCATCCTGATATGCGACTATCTGACGCATGTGATCGCACCCTACTACGGGGTGCTCCCGATAGGTGTCGTCACCGCGATGGTCGGTGCGCCCATCTTCATATACCTGCTTGTCCGCAGGAAGAAGGAGGTGGGCTGGAATTGA
- a CDS encoding iron ABC transporter ATP-binding protein, translating into MTLETRNLSYTYSKWPVLKDINLEVRKGEILGILGPNGCGKTTLLKNLNKNLSPQRGCIMLEGEDLEDISKKEIARSIAVVPQTNEVRFSFTVRDIVSMGRMPFQGLMDGMSSDDERIVDDALERVGLKDFADRHINVMSGGERQRVIIARALAQTPEILLMDEPTLHLDINTQFDVLDLVSDLSKKDGLTVVIVSHDLGMVARYCDRVLLIKDHSILAIGTPEEALTPQNMAEVFGVDAELIFDEKTGKNTVFLHGSTRSMKNR; encoded by the coding sequence TTGACGCTTGAGACCAGGAACCTGTCTTACACATACTCCAAATGGCCTGTCCTCAAGGACATCAACCTCGAGGTGAGGAAAGGGGAGATACTGGGCATCCTGGGGCCCAACGGCTGCGGGAAAACCACCCTCCTGAAGAACCTGAACAAGAACCTGTCTCCGCAGAGAGGATGCATCATGCTGGAAGGAGAGGACCTCGAGGACATCTCGAAGAAGGAGATCGCCCGCAGCATAGCCGTGGTCCCACAGACCAACGAGGTCAGGTTCTCATTCACCGTGAGGGACATCGTCTCCATGGGGAGGATGCCGTTCCAGGGCTTGATGGACGGCATGTCCTCCGATGACGAGAGGATAGTCGACGATGCGCTGGAACGCGTCGGACTGAAGGATTTCGCGGACCGTCACATAAACGTCATGAGCGGAGGAGAGAGGCAGAGGGTGATCATCGCACGTGCGCTCGCCCAGACCCCTGAGATACTCCTGATGGACGAACCCACGCTCCATCTCGACATCAACACCCAGTTCGATGTCCTGGATCTCGTGAGCGACCTTTCCAAGAAGGACGGTCTCACCGTGGTCATCGTCTCCCATGACCTGGGCATGGTCGCGAGATACTGCGACCGCGTGCTCCTGATCAAGGACCATTCTATCCTGGCCATCGGGACCCCGGAAGAGGCCCTGACACCGCAGAACATGGCAGAGGTCTTCGGTGTCGATGCGGAGCTAATTTTTGATGAGAAGACCGGGAAGAACACGGTCTTCCTCCACGGCTCCACGAGATCGATGAAGAATCGATGA
- a CDS encoding glyoxalase family protein, translated as MPLGDPHGANFEYTVEGLPTSVHVCTIPVSDIAKALPFYRDILCMEVLSTDDSTAYLIRENCRLILRKSDVPGIDTGLYLGVDSPYNTRRRLIDEGVKFAQEPRHGPFGTFCSILDYDGNVIHLIETEAGFRI; from the coding sequence ATGCCATTGGGTGACCCGCACGGAGCCAATTTCGAGTACACGGTGGAAGGACTGCCGACATCAGTACACGTATGCACCATACCCGTCAGCGACATCGCTAAAGCGCTCCCCTTCTACAGGGACATCCTCTGCATGGAGGTCCTCTCCACGGATGACTCGACCGCCTATCTCATCAGGGAGAACTGCAGACTGATCCTCAGGAAGAGCGATGTGCCAGGCATAGATACCGGACTGTATCTCGGAGTGGATTCGCCTTACAACACGAGACGCCGCCTCATTGACGAGGGCGTAAAATTTGCCCAGGAACCGAGACACGGACCGTTCGGGACGTTCTGCTCGATACTGGATTATGACGGGAACGTCATCCATCTGATAGAGACGGAGGCCGGATTCAGGATCTGA
- a CDS encoding FeS assembly protein SufB translates to MPESQTVREALKKKGAYGKDVDLEHYDEDASEQIIVDDLQKSDYKSYMENVGIVADEMERSGTLMFIDNNPSHCSTKIQEGVELMSTKEAVKKYDGLKDYFWKAMDPTKDKYTATTFLEDGDGYFVRVKSGYHISQPLQTCMLLNKDKSIQKLHNIIIVEDNASLEMITGCSTAHHANDALHVGVSEIYVGDNASLTFSMIHSWGKSTGVRPRTNALIGKNSHYTNNYVILNPVGTLQSFPVATLGDNSSATYNTMCIAHENSDIDTGGMVNLNGVGSRAEIMSRSISMGGKMCARGRMVGNAPGAKGHLECRSIILKDGGTTLAIPELEAHIADVEMTHEAAVGKVARDQIEYLMSRGLTEDQAVSMIVKGFLSSGSINGLPPALQKELDEAIAKANLGD, encoded by the coding sequence ATGCCGGAGAGTCAGACAGTCAGGGAAGCCTTGAAGAAGAAGGGTGCGTACGGCAAGGACGTCGACCTCGAGCACTACGACGAGGATGCCAGCGAGCAGATCATCGTGGACGATCTCCAGAAATCCGATTACAAGAGCTACATGGAGAACGTCGGGATCGTGGCCGATGAGATGGAGCGCTCGGGAACGCTGATGTTCATCGACAACAACCCCAGCCACTGCTCCACGAAGATCCAGGAAGGAGTGGAGCTCATGAGCACCAAGGAGGCCGTCAAGAAGTACGACGGTCTCAAGGACTACTTCTGGAAGGCCATGGACCCCACCAAGGACAAGTACACCGCAACGACCTTCCTCGAGGACGGGGACGGATACTTCGTCAGGGTCAAATCCGGATACCACATCAGCCAGCCCCTGCAGACCTGCATGCTGCTGAACAAGGACAAGTCCATACAGAAACTCCACAACATCATCATCGTCGAGGACAACGCATCCCTCGAGATGATCACAGGCTGTTCCACCGCCCATCACGCCAACGATGCACTGCACGTCGGGGTGTCGGAGATCTACGTCGGTGACAACGCCAGCCTCACATTCAGCATGATCCACAGCTGGGGCAAGTCCACGGGAGTTCGCCCCAGGACGAACGCGTTGATCGGGAAGAACTCCCACTACACCAACAACTACGTCATCCTGAATCCGGTCGGGACCCTCCAGAGCTTCCCGGTTGCCACCCTCGGGGACAACTCCTCGGCGACGTACAACACCATGTGCATAGCGCACGAGAACTCGGACATCGACACGGGCGGTATGGTCAATCTCAACGGAGTCGGATCGAGGGCGGAGATCATGAGCAGGTCCATCTCCATGGGCGGAAAGATGTGCGCCCGCGGAAGGATGGTCGGTAACGCTCCCGGAGCGAAGGGCCACTTGGAATGCAGGTCCATCATCCTCAAGGACGGCGGTACCACGCTCGCGATCCCGGAGCTCGAGGCCCACATAGCGGATGTCGAGATGACCCACGAGGCTGCCGTAGGTAAGGTGGCCAGGGATCAGATCGAGTATCTCATGTCCAGAGGACTCACCGAGGACCAGGCGGTCAGCATGATCGTCAAGGGATTCCTGTCCAGCGGAAGCATCAACGGTCTCCCGCCGGCGCTCCAGAAGGAACTGGACGAGGCCATCGCCAAGGCGAACCTCGGTGACTGA
- a CDS encoding FeS assembly ATPase SufC, translated as MADLLKIVDLHVEAGGREILKGVNLTVREGETSVLFGPNGSGKSTLLASIMGYSTIEVTQGSIMFKGKDVTEFPVDERAKLGIGMMMQRPPNIYGVKLGDLIRASSSNAEEILAEADNFKMERFLDREINVGFSGGEIKRSELLQLTAQKPDLILLDEPESGVDLENIDLIGRKVHDLLFDENRKKASSLVITHTGQIMDYIGADRGYVMRAGVIEREGNPMELLKDIRQNGYGDGE; from the coding sequence ATGGCAGACCTGCTGAAGATCGTCGACCTCCACGTAGAAGCCGGTGGAAGGGAGATTCTGAAAGGAGTAAACCTGACCGTGAGGGAAGGGGAGACAAGCGTCCTCTTCGGACCCAACGGAAGTGGAAAGTCAACGCTTCTGGCCAGTATCATGGGTTACAGCACGATCGAGGTCACACAGGGAAGCATTATGTTCAAGGGCAAGGACGTCACCGAGTTCCCGGTGGATGAGCGCGCCAAACTGGGCATCGGTATGATGATGCAGAGGCCTCCGAACATCTACGGGGTGAAACTCGGGGACCTCATCAGGGCATCATCTTCCAACGCGGAGGAGATCCTTGCCGAGGCGGACAATTTCAAGATGGAGAGGTTCCTGGACAGGGAGATCAACGTAGGTTTCTCCGGAGGGGAGATCAAGAGGTCTGAACTGCTCCAGCTGACCGCACAGAAACCGGACCTCATCCTCCTCGACGAGCCCGAATCGGGAGTCGACCTGGAGAACATAGACCTCATCGGAAGGAAGGTCCACGATCTCCTGTTCGACGAGAACAGGAAGAAGGCATCGTCCCTTGTCATCACGCACACCGGTCAGATTATGGACTACATCGGTGCCGACCGTGGATACGTCATGAGGGCAGGTGTCATCGAACGCGAGGGAAACCCCATGGAGCTCCTGAAGGACATCAGGCAGAACGGTTACGGGGACGGGGAGTGA